Proteins found in one Cinclus cinclus chromosome 8, bCinCin1.1, whole genome shotgun sequence genomic segment:
- the PDC gene encoding phosducin, whose translation MEENANTSLEEDFEGQATHTGPKGVINDWRKFKLESEDGDSLPLSKKEMLRQMSSPHRSFSRDDKDTRERFCRKMSMQEYELIHAAQEDESCLQQYRKRCMQDMHQRLSFGPKFGFLCELQNGEQFLEAVEKEHKTTTVIVHIYEDGVKGCEALNSSLTCLAAEYPTVKFCKIKASSTGAGDRFSSKVLPSLLVYKAGELLSNFISVSEQFNEEFFAVDVEAFLNEYGLLPERELPTLGNGTDEPDVE comes from the exons atggaagaaaatgccAACACCAGCTTGGAAGAAGACTTTGAAGGACAAGCAACACACACAG GGCCCAAAGGTGTGATCAATGACTGGAGGAAGTTCAAATTAGAGAGCGAAGATGGAGATTCCTTACCCCTGAGTAAGAAAGAAATGCTTAGACAAATGTCTTCACCACACAGATCTTTCAGCAGAGATGATAAAGACACCAGAGAGAGATTCTGCCGTAAg ATGAGCATGCAGGAGTACGAGTTGATTCATGCCGCGCAGGAGGACGAAAGCTGCCTACAGCAGTACCGCAAGCGCTGCATGCAGGACATGCACCAGCGACTCAGCTTTGGGCCCaagtttggcttcctgtgcgAGCTGCAGAACGGGGAACAGTTCCTGGAGGCCGTGGAGAAAGAGCACAAAACCACCACGGTCATCGTGCACATTTATGAGGACGGCGTCAAGGGCTGCGAGGCCCTCAACAGCAGCCTGACCTGCCTGGCAGCCGAGTACCCCACGGTCAAGTTCTGCAAGATCAAGGCCTCCAGCACGGGGGCCGGGGATCGCTTCTCCAGCAAGGTGCTCCCCTCCCTACTGGTCTACAAGGCGGGGGAGCTCCTGAGCAATTTCATTAGCGTTTCTGAACAGTTCAATGAGGAGTTTTTTGCTGTAGATGTGGAGGCTTTCCTCAATGAGTATGGGCTGCTACCTGAGAGGGAGCTTCCGACACTGGGAAATGGCACGGATGAGCCAGATGTTGAATAA